The sequence below is a genomic window from Cryptosporidium parvum Iowa II chromosome 6, whole genome shotgun sequence.
AATCTTTCTTGACAGTACTCTTCGTTTCTCCCATGTTAACACTATTCGTCCTGAACATCCCAGAAATATTCTCTCATATTTATACTctttatattaaagaaaacgGTAATTAAATCTATAACATTAATTATAtgtatttttattactaGTGGCAATTTTACCGCCATATTCATAAATGCATGCGGGCAATGCCGCcaaaagaataattaagGAGACAAAAAGTAAGAATTAAATGGGTGCTAATGGGTATCTgtgataataaatataaatatacatTTAATCAGATTGAAGTTAAGCTTAGGTAATTCATTATacatataaatataaacataaatatatatatatatatatatttatttattgcaGATACGTGTGAGTATTTCTGCACGGGACCTGTTTCACTAAGAATTGGTGAGCAGGTGTTAGTTGTTGAAACATAGATGTTTCCTACTGGTCAAAGTGGGTTTAAGGAATCGCACTCACTACAATTGAGTTGAATATGCAAAGCTCCTTCAACTATAGAAAGGAGTATAGTTTATCTGGGTTGTTGGGTTTCAGGCTTGAATTTGAAGTTCTCTAAATAGATCTCAATATTAAACATTTTTAACAATCTTGGAGAGTATAACGAATAAAACTACACAAATGGATACTAAATAGTTCCCTCTAATTGAATAGTTAACTCTATCCTTACTCTTAAGTCTAAGTTTTCACAAACAAAGTGTGTGCTCAATTCTTTGAGCATCTTATATTTTCAGTATTCTCAAGTGGTAGGTATCCCTAATTGGGATCCCTGGATTTAACTCTAATCAATACAGGGGGCCTACTATTCAAAGTTTTTATCACAACTAATGCGTAGTATACCTTTGAAAAAGGAGGATAATAAGGACGAGCTGTATCACGGACTTAGATCTCCGATTGGACTTACATTTTTGAATGGCTTTGCAGTGTCACTTGCATGCACTCCATTAGATGtgataaagaattattggATATACAAAGATTCGAATGAAGTTTTTAATCGTGGATTTTATGCAAATAAGGGCTTAAGCTTGCATAAAATTCCAAAGAATACTAACACATTGAGAATCATCCGAGAATTGTATAGATATAGAGGATTACGTACATTTTGGACAGGTCTGTTGCCAACAATGATGTTTAACATTCCTTCAAAcataatattctttaacaCCTACTACTATTTTCTTAATGCTATGGGATTCTCTCCAGGTATTGCTGGAATCCAAGCAAGAACAATTACAACCCTATTCGTTTCTCCAATGGAATTCATTAGGACTCGAGTTCAAGCTCAAATAGGTGATGAGTTATTtcttaatataaatagagTTGGAGCTAAGGTGAATAAGCATAGATCCTTCctttttgattcaaaaagatACTTGAATATCTATCAATTGTGGTCAGGTCTATGGATTACAATTCTGAGGGATGTGCCATTTACAGCAGTCTACTGGACTTTAACCGAGAAGCTGAGAAGTAGGATAGTTTTGCAGGGGGAGACGGACAGTGGTCCAAAAAAAACCCTCAAGCTATTTTCTATAGCTGCATTTTCGGGAACCGTGGCAACTCTTGTAAGCCACCCTTTGGATATTGTCAAGACCAATATCCAAACCCACAGCTTCAATCATAGCTTACTTGGTAAGGGTCAGATTTCGCCAGGAAGGATTGTCTCCAGTCTATTCCGAAGAAGGGGCTTCCAAAATTTCTATACTGGAGTGTTCCCAAGAATACTTAAGATAGTACCGTCTTGTGCGATTTCACTATCTTTGTTCGAACTTTGTAGGAAGTAGTTATTTTCACTATAAGCCAAATAATTGACGCTATTCTATTTCCTCTAGCTAAATATACATTCCGGTGTCCTTTGATATCCCATAAACACTAGGCATGCGTGGAGGATTACTCCTTCCTACTTGGCGCCAAATTTACTCATAAGTAGCTCCTCTGCCAATCTTGTTGTGTAGTTTGAATGCTCTAGACAATCCAAGCACGTCAAATATGGCTGATTGTACTTGCAATACATCTTCCTAAGCCATACCACAAGAGTGAGATCTATCGACTCCACCATATCGTTGATTTCCCGAGAACCTTCTTCAATATGTATCCTTTCTCGTTTTCTAATAGATCCATCTTGAGAAGCCAAACTCTctatttcatcaatttccTCGTTACTATCCTCATTTTCGCTCGGGCTATAATAAACCGGCTTTATTTTGCGTCTTGAGTTCCTTTCCCTCATTAAATTCAAGTTCCCCTTTGAATGACGAAATACATTTTCCTTGTTACTgtaagagaaaaaaaaaatctaaaatGTGTACTTGCAAGGATATAATACCCAAATACTTGGTTATTATAATTGACAGGATTTCCCGCCTGTTTACTTGGCAATGACATACATGCAaaaatttctattaatagtGGGGAGGAGCGGTATACAAATTAAAGAcgagaaagaaaaaaaagtgatGGCGGTTTAAAGAAGTGGGAGGCTCTTGGCTATTTGAGTTGGAGCCTAGATTCTTTGCTTCATTGAAGTTTTGATTCCAGAAGATAATAGATCGAAGAACACactatatttttttcttaagtTAACTtctatataaatatttattaataaaacaaCTTTTAGGGCTGACTAACTTTGaattggcgccaaatgTGTGCAAAAcctaattaaaataaatgaaaaaaaaaatcaaataactAGTGGAAATCAAAGAGGGCAGAAAGAACAAGAGAAATAAAAAGGTAAGCTTTGAAGACAAATGTCTTAGAAGCGAACACAGTTAGTAAGATAGCTGTGACACTTTAATTTTCTCTCTTTATGCTCAACTTTGGCCATTAACGCTCTTTTAAG
It includes:
- a CDS encoding mitochondrial carrier protein MRS2 with 2 transmembrane domains (transcripts identified by EST); amino-acid sequence: MRSIPLKKEDNKDELYHGLRSPIGLTFLNGFAVSLACTPLDVIKNYWIYKDSNEVFNRGFYANKGLSLHKIPKNTNTLRIIRELYRYRGLRTFWTGLLPTMMFNIPSNIIFFNTYYYFLNAMGFSPGIAGIQARTITTLFVSPMEFIRTRVQAQIGDELFLNINRVGAKVNKHRSFLFDSKRYLNIYQLWSGLWITILRDVPFTAVYWTLTEKLRSRIVLQGETDSGPKKTLKLFSIAAFSGTVATLVSHPLDIVKTNIQTHSFNHSLLGKGQISPGRIVSSLFRRRGFQNFYTGVFPRILKIVPSCAISLSLFELCRK